Genomic DNA from bacterium:
GACGGGGACCGACGCGGCTTCCTCCTCGGCCTGGGCGCCGGCTACGGCTCCGCGGAAGCCTTCAGGAACACCGACAAGGGGACGGCGACGTCGTTCAAGATCGGCGCCGGGCTGAACGACAGGACCCTGCTCTACTATTCCAACCGGGTGGTCTTCTTCTCGCAGCACGGCGACGTCGACTATCAGGGCATGACCGCCGCCGGCGTCTCCTTCTACCTGCAACCCGACCAGCCCTCGTTCTTCTTCTCCGGTGAGCTCGGCGTCGCCGCAAGGCGTTCCCGTCGCGGCACTTCCAACCTCGGCTTCACCGTGGGCGTCGGCTACGAATTCACGCGCCACCTCAACTTCGAACTCAACTACATGAACGGACCCATCGACGAAAGCAGCGAACTGAAGAACTTCACGGCCGTGCTCAGCTGGATCTGGTACTAGCCGACGGGTGCCCACCAACCGGCGGCCCGCCTACTCCACCGGCCTCTGCCACATGTCGTACGCGATCCGCCACCGCCCGTCGAAGTCCCGCTCCCAGACCACCAGGTACCCGCCCGACGCCGATTGCGTCTCTCCGTCGCCCTGCCGCCAGCTGTTGTGCCAGGTGCCCGTGTCCACGGCGAGGTCGCCGCGCAGGTCGATCCGGCTCGACTTCATCTGGTGGGTCAGGTTCTCGCGGCCCGCGCGCGGCGCGAACCAGCTGGCCGCCTTGTCGGCCCCCACCAGCTCGCGGCCGGGCGGCAGCAGCACGGCGTCCACAGTATACAGCGTCCGGATCGCGGCCGTGTCGCCCTGGCAGTACGCCGCCGAAAAGGCCCGGCTCGCGCCCTGAATGGCGGCCAAATCGGCATCATGGCTCGTATTTTCTTGCGCCAACGCACCAGAAGTGAGCGCCAACACAGCCAGAACCTCCACCGATATCCAAAACATCGCCAACTTCCGACCGGTCATGCCCTGCATCCTTCCCGGGGCCTCGCGCGGCCCCGTCCGATCCCGTATACTGAGTGC
This window encodes:
- a CDS encoding nuclear transport factor 2 family protein, yielding MAAIQGASRAFSAAYCQGDTAAIRTLYTVDAVLLPPGRELVGADKAASWFAPRAGRENLTHQMKSSRIDLRGDLAVDTGTWHNSWRQGDGETQSASGGYLVVWERDFDGRWRIAYDMWQRPVE